In bacterium, a genomic segment contains:
- a CDS encoding long-chain fatty acid--CoA ligase encodes MSKPLDQQQSIPSIFFRHVHQHAHKPVFADPIDGSWSWITWQEAAQIIASYAMHLQRLGVEKGDAVAIMGENSSAWIMADLAVQSIGGVTVPLYPSGSKQQTEFILNHAQVKVALLGESVIQHPAFKHLTPYTHLKHVLSISPKKVFQSPIDNLDKSNLNNNNIDIVLSHINTIDPKSLSSIIYTSGTTGQPKGVMLSHKNIFCNAWDCSRVVDNIGPEDCHLAFLPLCHAFERTAATYTCMMTACKIAFADDINKVSIYLGQINPSLMFTVPRVLEKVHTAILNKLHPMPLRIGKLILRYIELNSTRQSRNALNLKQKFLMTIFKKTFFKKITHKFGKNLRFIVSGGAALNPDLAKFFNGIELTILQGYGLTEASPVISTNRPDNPKTDTVGPPLPDISYKIDPDSHELMVKGPSIMLGYFKDDEATGNAFSEDGYLKTGDIAQVDADGHIVITDRIKDIIVSSGGKNIAPSPIENTLKSNPYIENACVIGEGKKYLSVLIVPDHHGLDQWIKRRQIKALYPLSQNDRLQHAQVIKHYQKIIDKTNASLASYQTLKYFTLLEEAFSQENNTLTPTLKLKRKEIRQLYKAQIDTMYR; translated from the coding sequence GTGAGCAAACCTTTAGACCAGCAACAATCTATCCCCTCTATTTTTTTTAGACATGTTCATCAACATGCGCATAAGCCTGTATTTGCTGATCCTATCGATGGTTCCTGGTCTTGGATTACCTGGCAAGAAGCAGCACAAATCATTGCTTCTTATGCCATGCACTTGCAAAGATTGGGAGTAGAAAAAGGGGATGCTGTGGCCATCATGGGAGAAAACAGCTCAGCATGGATTATGGCAGACTTGGCTGTTCAGAGCATTGGAGGTGTTACCGTACCTTTATACCCTAGTGGCTCTAAGCAACAAACAGAGTTTATTTTAAACCACGCACAAGTTAAAGTCGCTCTTTTGGGAGAGTCTGTAATTCAGCACCCAGCATTTAAACATTTGACCCCTTACACCCATTTAAAACATGTTTTGTCGATTTCACCCAAGAAGGTCTTTCAATCTCCAATCGATAACTTGGACAAGAGTAATCTCAACAATAACAATATTGATATCGTCTTAAGCCATATTAATACGATTGATCCAAAAAGCTTATCCAGTATTATTTATACTTCAGGAACCACAGGTCAACCCAAAGGTGTTATGCTAAGTCACAAAAATATTTTCTGTAATGCCTGGGATTGCTCTAGGGTTGTTGACAATATTGGCCCAGAAGATTGTCACCTTGCATTTTTACCCTTGTGCCATGCATTTGAACGCACTGCTGCAACCTACACCTGCATGATGACCGCCTGTAAAATTGCTTTTGCTGATGATATCAATAAAGTTTCTATTTATTTAGGTCAGATCAATCCCAGCCTCATGTTTACTGTACCAAGAGTTTTAGAAAAAGTGCATACAGCCATTTTAAACAAACTCCATCCCATGCCACTAAGAATCGGTAAGCTCATTCTACGTTATATTGAGCTTAACAGTACACGTCAATCACGAAATGCACTAAACCTTAAACAAAAATTTCTGATGACGATCTTTAAAAAGACATTTTTCAAAAAAATAACACATAAGTTCGGGAAAAACCTACGCTTCATTGTCTCTGGTGGAGCTGCGCTTAATCCTGATTTGGCCAAGTTTTTTAATGGGATTGAATTAACCATCCTTCAGGGTTATGGACTAACAGAAGCGTCTCCTGTTATAAGTACAAATCGGCCTGATAATCCCAAAACAGATACCGTCGGTCCGCCCTTACCCGATATAAGTTATAAAATTGATCCTGACAGCCATGAACTGATGGTCAAAGGTCCGAGTATAATGCTGGGCTATTTTAAAGACGATGAAGCCACTGGCAATGCTTTTTCTGAAGACGGTTACCTAAAAACCGGAGATATTGCCCAAGTTGATGCGGATGGGCATATTGTTATTACCGATCGCATCAAAGATATTATTGTTAGCTCTGGTGGTAAAAATATTGCCCCAAGCCCCATAGAAAACACTTTAAAAAGTAACCCTTATATTGAAAATGCCTGTGTGATTGGCGAGGGTAAAAAGTATTTATCTGTACTTATTGTCCCTGATCATCATGGTTTGGATCAGTGGATAAAACGTAGGCAAATCAAGGCTCTTTATCCCTTAAGTCAAAATGATCGTTTGCAACATGCCCAAGTGATCAAACACTATCAAAAGATTATTGATAAAACCAATGCCTCTCTGGCATCTTATCAGACACTAAAGTATTTCACTTTGCTTGAAGAAGCTTTTTCTCAAGAAAACAATACCTTAACCCCCACGCTAAAATTAAAGCGAAAAGAGATTAGACAGCTTTATAAAGCACAAATTGACACAATGTACCGTTAA
- a CDS encoding formimidoylglutamase codes for MNKKLEHHFYSPENYTAKARATVGSHCLTKDFNQALWFMIGVPDDRGVKNNYGREGAKEGPKAFREAFYNLSLGSNAPTPNSICDLGDIKLARDLASSHEQLKHIIAQIKTTFTQSKVLVIGGGHDIAYAEIAGCLTTKKDAQDHHIVNLDAHSDVRPYEKNNIISSGTPFYRLITECGILGKHYHPFGLQKASNNAQLVEWMQDQNVDAHWLEYMPTDTQQLKKFSQLITAMNTVPWHFNIDLDAFAACHAPGVSAQASFGLSPQILLDFAPYNLALNSLQSMGIYELAPKYDTYNRTAKLAAKIVYNVMSA; via the coding sequence ATGAACAAGAAACTTGAACACCACTTTTATTCACCAGAAAATTATACCGCAAAGGCAAGAGCCACTGTTGGCTCTCATTGCTTAACAAAAGACTTTAACCAAGCATTGTGGTTTATGATTGGGGTTCCAGATGACCGAGGGGTAAAAAATAACTACGGTCGTGAGGGAGCAAAAGAAGGTCCCAAGGCGTTTAGAGAGGCTTTTTATAATCTGTCTTTGGGTTCAAATGCACCTACTCCAAACAGTATCTGTGACTTAGGCGACATAAAACTCGCCCGAGACCTTGCGTCCAGCCATGAACAACTCAAACACATCATTGCCCAGATCAAAACAACGTTTACTCAAAGTAAAGTTTTGGTCATTGGTGGTGGCCATGACATCGCCTATGCAGAAATAGCCGGTTGCCTTACCACCAAAAAAGATGCTCAAGATCATCATATTGTTAATTTGGATGCTCACAGTGATGTCAGGCCCTATGAAAAAAACAATATTATATCCAGCGGTACCCCTTTTTATAGACTGATCACTGAATGTGGTATTTTGGGCAAACACTACCACCCCTTTGGTTTACAAAAAGCATCTAACAATGCCCAGCTGGTTGAGTGGATGCAAGATCAAAACGTTGATGCTCACTGGCTTGAATACATGCCCACCGATACTCAGCAACTAAAAAAATTTTCTCAATTGATCACAGCCATGAACACCGTGCCTTGGCATTTCAACATTGATTTGGATGCTTTTGCAGCATGCCATGCCCCTGGGGTTAGCGCTCAAGCAAGCTTTGGCCTAAGCCCACAGATTTTGTTAGACTTCGCTCCTTACAACCTAGCTCTAAACTCTTTACAAAGCATGGGCATTTATGAACTCGCCCCCAAATACGATACATATAACAGAACGGCCAAACTCGCCGCCAAAATAGTCTACAACGTTATGAGCGCATAA
- the hutU gene encoding urocanate hydratase, whose translation MNTDFIKNLDLAHIEAPTGSALHTKGWQQEAVLRMLLNNLDHRVAEAPEQLVVYGGTGKAARNRDCLEAILYELCQLEDNQTLLVQSGKPVGVIQTHADAPRVMIANSNLVPKWANWEHFHELDQKGLMMYGQMTAGSWIYIGSQGIIQGTYETFAAAAQKHYQQDNLAGKLVVTSGLGGMGGAQPLAAKIAKACSLSADIDKARIQRRLDDKYLDIMAGSIDEAIDLALEHTQQKRNTSIGVHCNAVELLQALLDRNITPDLLTDQTSAHDPLNGYVPEGMNMQAALDLRQSDPQSYTQKSLDTMIKHVSLMNELMDRGAHTFDYGNNLRGFAKEHGMQDAFRFEGFVPKYIRPLFCEGSGPFRFAALSGDPQDIEHCDQALLELFPEEEKLKNWLLAAKEHIPFQGLPSRICWLKYGQRQKAALKFNELVANATLKAPIVIGRDHLDCGSVASPNRETEGMKDGSDAVSDWPLLNLMSATASGATWVSFHHGGGVGMGYSQHAGLVVLVDGSEACKQRLSRVLNNDPQMGVLRHCDAGYEQALDFAQAHNIHIPMANKK comes from the coding sequence ATGAATACCGACTTTATTAAAAATTTAGACTTGGCCCACATAGAAGCCCCTACTGGATCAGCATTGCATACCAAAGGTTGGCAACAGGAAGCAGTGTTGCGCATGTTGCTCAACAACTTAGACCATAGAGTGGCCGAAGCCCCAGAACAACTGGTTGTCTATGGCGGCACCGGCAAGGCTGCTCGCAACCGTGACTGTTTAGAAGCTATTTTATATGAATTGTGCCAACTTGAAGACAATCAAACCCTTTTAGTGCAATCCGGTAAACCGGTGGGCGTCATTCAAACCCATGCAGATGCACCCAGAGTCATGATTGCCAATTCCAACCTGGTGCCCAAATGGGCCAATTGGGAACATTTTCATGAACTGGATCAAAAAGGTCTGATGATGTACGGACAAATGACCGCGGGCTCATGGATTTACATTGGCAGTCAAGGCATTATTCAAGGCACCTATGAAACCTTTGCTGCAGCAGCTCAAAAACATTATCAACAAGATAACTTGGCGGGTAAACTTGTGGTCACTTCTGGCCTTGGAGGTATGGGCGGTGCCCAGCCCTTGGCGGCAAAAATAGCCAAAGCTTGCTCCTTAAGTGCTGATATTGATAAGGCTCGAATTCAAAGACGTTTAGACGATAAATACTTGGATATTATGGCTGGCTCCATTGATGAAGCCATTGATTTGGCCTTAGAGCATACCCAACAAAAACGTAATACCTCTATTGGTGTGCATTGCAATGCCGTTGAACTCTTGCAAGCTTTGTTGGATAGAAATATTACGCCTGACTTGCTCACTGATCAGACCTCAGCCCATGACCCTTTAAATGGCTATGTGCCTGAAGGCATGAATATGCAAGCCGCTTTGGACTTAAGACAGAGTGACCCACAAAGCTATACGCAAAAAAGCTTAGATACCATGATCAAACACGTCAGCTTAATGAATGAATTAATGGACCGCGGCGCCCATACCTTTGATTACGGCAACAACCTGCGTGGCTTTGCAAAAGAACACGGCATGCAAGATGCCTTTCGTTTTGAGGGCTTTGTACCCAAATACATTAGACCCCTGTTCTGTGAAGGCTCTGGACCTTTCAGGTTTGCAGCTTTAAGCGGTGATCCACAAGACATTGAACACTGCGATCAAGCTTTACTAGAACTGTTTCCAGAAGAAGAAAAACTTAAAAACTGGCTCCTGGCCGCCAAAGAGCATATTCCTTTTCAGGGCCTGCCCAGTCGTATCTGCTGGCTCAAGTATGGGCAAAGACAAAAAGCGGCTTTAAAATTTAATGAATTGGTGGCCAATGCTACGCTTAAAGCACCCATTGTGATTGGCAGAGATCATTTAGATTGTGGCTCTGTGGCTAGTCCAAATAGAGAAACAGAAGGCATGAAAGACGGCTCTGATGCTGTATCAGACTGGCCTTTACTTAACTTGATGTCCGCTACTGCCAGCGGTGCAACTTGGGTCAGCTTCCATCATGGCGGCGGTGTGGGTATGGGCTACTCACAACATGCAGGTTTAGTGGTTTTGGTTGATGGCAGCGAAGCATGCAAACAACGTTTAAGCAGAGTTCTAAACAATGACCCACAAATGGGGGTTTTACGCCATTGTGATGCAGGCTATGAACAAGCGCTTGACTTTGCTCAAGCGCATAATATTCACATCCCCATGGCCAACAAAAAATAA
- the hutI gene encoding imidazolonepropionase has product MKTLISHLRKLQHFDAKGQIVQMQDCHVVIDADGKLEHVSDKPIQINEAVKSIDGQNLLGLPALIDCHTHSIFAGNRAHEFEMKCQGKSYLDIAKAGGGILSTHAATKQASDDELLSLLKQRIQKFQVQGVCGLEIKTGYGLSHEQEIRQLRLLKQVQKDSPIKLWITYMGAHAIPKGIPKQDYLNAIYSQSLPLIAKEKLADFVDIFIDDGFFSAQDLQDIIQHCRSLNLNVKAHIDEIKNLGAADIAAKHKIVSVDHCRHTTLKQLKALHAAGVQVVYLPATSFYINEGFVHMQDIRPTGVKPAISSDYNPGSQPSMSWPFLLHLGMKKMGMTEQELLYASCIAPLKALNEDLADWSLTQGQNCKLNLFQAKTLSELAYRYGENLWQQSFMSF; this is encoded by the coding sequence ATGAAAACTTTAATCTCTCATTTACGTAAGTTGCAACATTTTGATGCCAAGGGTCAGATTGTGCAAATGCAAGACTGCCATGTTGTCATTGATGCAGATGGTAAACTTGAACACGTTTCTGACAAGCCCATTCAAATCAATGAAGCTGTTAAAAGCATTGATGGTCAAAATTTACTTGGACTCCCGGCATTGATTGATTGTCATACGCATAGTATTTTTGCCGGTAACCGTGCCCATGAATTTGAGATGAAATGCCAAGGAAAATCTTATCTAGATATTGCCAAGGCAGGTGGCGGTATTCTTTCCACGCACGCAGCAACCAAACAAGCCAGCGATGATGAACTCCTATCCTTACTTAAACAACGCATCCAAAAATTTCAGGTGCAAGGTGTTTGTGGTTTAGAAATCAAAACCGGTTATGGCCTTAGCCATGAACAGGAAATCCGTCAATTGCGCTTACTCAAACAAGTACAAAAGGATTCTCCAATAAAGCTTTGGATCACATATATGGGTGCGCACGCTATCCCCAAAGGCATCCCAAAACAAGATTATCTTAATGCAATTTACAGCCAATCTTTACCTTTAATTGCCAAAGAAAAGTTAGCAGACTTTGTTGATATCTTTATTGATGACGGTTTTTTTTCAGCGCAAGACTTACAAGATATTATTCAACACTGTCGCAGCTTAAACTTAAACGTTAAAGCTCATATTGATGAGATCAAAAACCTAGGCGCTGCCGACATTGCTGCCAAACATAAAATTGTCAGCGTTGATCATTGTCGCCACACCACCCTTAAGCAACTCAAAGCACTACACGCCGCAGGCGTGCAAGTGGTTTATTTGCCGGCCACCAGTTTTTACATCAATGAAGGTTTTGTCCACATGCAAGACATTCGTCCGACCGGTGTCAAACCAGCCATCAGCTCAGATTACAACCCTGGCTCACAGCCCAGCATGTCTTGGCCTTTTTTACTGCATTTGGGCATGAAAAAAATGGGGATGACAGAACAAGAGTTATTGTATGCAAGCTGCATTGCGCCGCTAAAAGCTTTAAATGAAGACCTTGCTGATTGGTCATTGACGCAAGGACAGAACTGTAAACTCAATCTTTTTCAAGCCAAAACCTTATCCGAACTTGCCTATAGATATGGTGAAAATTTATGGCAACAATCCTTCATGTCTTTTTAG
- the prfA gene encoding peptide chain release factor 1 codes for MLEHLKDVEKRFEDLSKQLSLPEVVSNQNQFQKLSKEYADLKELVETYRQYKKITEEIEGAKEMVESSEDPDMANLAKAELEELEKQDEALVRQLKLLLLPKDPNDDKNVMLEIRAGTGGDEAALFAADMLRLYLRYAENLNWKTEVMSKNETGLGGIKEIVVLIQGQGAYSQLKYESGVHRVQRIPQTETSGRVHTSAVTVAILPEADDVDVKVEDKDLKIDVMRAGGPGGQSVNTTDSAVRITHVPSGIVVICQDEKSQHKNKAKALKVLKSRLLEAEIAKKQEEESSNRKSMIGSGDRSERIRTYNFPQNRLTDHRIGLTSHKLDLIMEGDLAEIITALRTSFQAEQLKDAAL; via the coding sequence GTGCTGGAACATTTAAAAGATGTTGAAAAGCGTTTTGAAGATTTATCAAAGCAATTGTCCCTACCAGAAGTTGTTAGCAATCAAAATCAATTTCAAAAACTATCCAAAGAGTACGCTGACTTAAAAGAGTTGGTTGAAACCTACAGACAATACAAAAAAATCACCGAAGAAATAGAAGGTGCCAAGGAAATGGTAGAGTCATCTGAAGATCCAGACATGGCCAATTTGGCTAAAGCTGAACTGGAAGAGTTAGAGAAACAAGATGAAGCGTTGGTTCGTCAGCTCAAATTACTCTTACTGCCCAAAGACCCTAATGATGATAAAAATGTCATGTTGGAAATCAGAGCCGGTACCGGTGGCGATGAAGCAGCTTTATTTGCTGCGGATATGTTGCGTTTGTATCTCCGCTATGCTGAAAATCTCAATTGGAAAACGGAAGTCATGTCTAAAAATGAAACCGGCTTGGGTGGTATCAAAGAAATTGTTGTTTTGATTCAAGGGCAAGGGGCTTACAGCCAACTGAAATATGAAAGTGGCGTGCACAGAGTCCAGAGAATACCGCAAACAGAAACCAGTGGTCGTGTTCATACCTCTGCCGTCACCGTGGCTATTTTGCCTGAAGCCGACGATGTTGATGTTAAAGTGGAAGACAAAGATTTAAAAATAGATGTCATGCGTGCGGGCGGACCTGGAGGCCAGAGTGTAAATACCACAGACTCGGCGGTGAGAATTACCCATGTTCCATCAGGCATTGTGGTTATTTGTCAGGATGAAAAATCCCAACACAAAAACAAAGCCAAGGCCTTAAAAGTTTTAAAGTCAAGATTACTAGAAGCAGAGATTGCCAAAAAACAAGAAGAAGAATCTTCCAATAGAAAGTCTATGATTGGTAGTGGCGATAGAAGTGAACGGATTCGTACCTATAACTTTCCTCAAAATCGATTGACCGATCACAGAATAGGCTTAACCTCACATAAGTTGGATTTGATCATGGAAGGTGATTTGGCAGAGATTATTACGGCTTTAAGAACATCATTTCAAGCGGAACAACTTAAAGACGCAGCCCTTTAA
- the rpmE gene encoding 50S ribosomal protein L31, translated as MKKDIHPEYNTVNVSCTCGNSFETRSTVDEIRVEICSACHPFYTGNQRLVDTEGRIDRFKKKYGSK; from the coding sequence ATGAAAAAAGATATTCATCCAGAATACAATACCGTTAACGTTTCTTGTACATGTGGAAACTCATTTGAAACCCGCTCTACCGTTGACGAAATTAGAGTTGAGATTTGTTCAGCTTGTCACCCTTTTTATACAGGTAACCAACGTTTGGTTGATACTGAAGGTCGTATCGATCGCTTTAAGAAAAAGTACGGCAGCAAGTAA
- the recG gene encoding ATP-dependent DNA helicase RecG: MKFTLKTYVMPLLYSDLQAIINAIEFLKKTSFKSPVAVNNFAAHVVKVLEKYKSTIPADIYQHIQSVLVAYDDKSLLEKQQTVLLIESICTQEKPSHLPSFESNASNSMEKPEQKEQYFKEEEHTPIDIEQWQKDFKKLNQSVQYIKGVGPALAKKLKKVSIETVEDLLKFFPKKYEDRRHRTDIKNLQDGQICFVVAEVVFSGVAYYKGARKRVYEVIVKDDHGELKLKWFHFYEKQLASQCKVGQSLLIYGQIKQYGQGFEMHHPDIEAQGTKLDHSSFGQLVPIYKDVQGVYPKTLRKIILSALTQHIKKIACVLPKDLCKGLNLNHPKNSIEKLHYPQLILRDLEIYGLQKTFIVEELFFYTLAMYLRKNIQKKHLGIAHVLPSKAKEKLLHDLPFALTQDQKTVLKQILEDMKNQSPMNRLLQGDVGSGKTIVALLAALHAVDNGSQVVFLAPTEVLCQQHYQSIIKLVEGFNIKLALLLGKQKKSEKVALLKQLKQGDINIVVATHAVLEDDVIFEKLGLVIVDEQHRFGVYQRSKLKNKGDNPDILVMSATPIPRTLALTLYGDLDVSQIKQLPQGRKTIVTHVCPERRRHEVYQHIELAVQQGRQAFIIYPLVEESDKVDLKDASSMAEQLQNSVFPNHKIGLVHGRMKSDEKNAIMQAFEKHELDILVSTTVIEVGINIPNASIMVIEHPERFGLSQLHQLRGRVGRGEHEAKCFLIHPQGISQLAKKRLQVFASTTDGFILAEEDLKTRGPGDFFGREQSGFPNFKSALFPRDLSLLEKVRHYIVNLLQNDPSLEHQDHQQLQIILQEQWNKRIELMQVS, from the coding sequence TTGAAATTTACGTTAAAAACCTATGTTATGCCTTTGCTGTATTCAGACCTGCAAGCAATTATTAATGCCATTGAATTTTTAAAAAAGACATCTTTTAAAAGTCCAGTGGCTGTGAATAATTTTGCAGCACATGTGGTTAAGGTTTTAGAAAAATACAAAAGCACCATACCCGCAGATATTTACCAACATATACAGTCTGTTTTAGTAGCTTATGATGATAAAAGTTTGTTAGAGAAACAACAAACAGTCTTATTGATTGAATCCATTTGTACCCAAGAAAAACCAAGCCATTTGCCATCGTTTGAAAGTAATGCAAGCAATAGTATGGAAAAACCTGAGCAGAAGGAACAATATTTCAAAGAAGAAGAGCATACACCGATTGATATTGAGCAATGGCAAAAAGATTTTAAAAAACTGAATCAATCGGTTCAGTATATCAAGGGTGTTGGACCGGCTTTAGCAAAGAAGCTTAAAAAAGTAAGCATTGAAACAGTTGAAGACTTGCTTAAGTTTTTTCCCAAAAAATATGAAGATAGACGCCACCGTACAGATATAAAAAACTTACAGGATGGTCAGATTTGTTTTGTTGTGGCAGAGGTTGTTTTTTCTGGAGTCGCTTACTACAAAGGAGCCCGAAAGCGCGTCTATGAAGTCATTGTTAAAGATGATCATGGGGAGTTGAAGTTAAAGTGGTTTCATTTTTATGAAAAACAATTGGCCAGTCAATGCAAAGTTGGGCAAAGCTTATTGATTTATGGTCAAATAAAACAGTATGGGCAAGGTTTTGAAATGCATCATCCTGATATAGAGGCACAAGGGACAAAATTAGATCACAGCAGCTTTGGCCAGCTTGTTCCCATATACAAAGATGTGCAGGGCGTTTATCCAAAAACCTTGAGAAAAATTATTTTATCCGCCTTAACTCAGCATATAAAAAAAATTGCCTGTGTGCTGCCAAAAGATCTTTGTAAAGGCTTGAATTTAAACCACCCAAAAAACAGTATTGAAAAGCTGCATTACCCGCAGTTGATTTTAAGAGATTTGGAGATCTACGGCTTACAAAAAACATTTATTGTTGAAGAATTATTTTTTTATACATTAGCCATGTACCTACGTAAAAATATTCAAAAAAAACATTTAGGCATTGCCCATGTTTTGCCTTCAAAAGCAAAAGAAAAGCTATTACATGATTTACCTTTTGCCTTAACACAAGATCAAAAGACGGTTTTAAAACAAATCTTAGAAGACATGAAAAATCAGTCCCCGATGAATCGGCTTTTGCAGGGAGATGTGGGGAGTGGAAAAACCATTGTTGCACTTTTAGCGGCTTTGCATGCCGTTGATAATGGCAGCCAAGTGGTTTTTTTAGCGCCAACAGAAGTTTTATGTCAGCAGCATTATCAAAGCATAATAAAGCTTGTTGAGGGCTTCAATATAAAGCTGGCACTTTTGTTGGGAAAACAAAAAAAATCAGAAAAGGTTGCACTGCTTAAACAATTAAAACAGGGAGATATTAATATTGTTGTAGCAACGCATGCAGTTTTAGAAGATGACGTGATATTTGAAAAATTAGGTTTGGTGATTGTTGATGAGCAGCATCGTTTTGGCGTTTATCAACGATCAAAATTAAAAAATAAAGGCGATAATCCAGATATTTTGGTCATGTCTGCAACCCCCATTCCTAGAACCTTAGCCTTAACTTTATATGGTGATTTGGATGTCAGTCAAATCAAGCAATTGCCGCAAGGAAGAAAAACCATTGTTACGCATGTATGCCCAGAAAGACGAAGGCATGAAGTTTATCAACATATAGAGTTGGCTGTGCAGCAGGGTAGACAGGCATTTATTATTTATCCTCTGGTTGAAGAGTCAGATAAAGTAGACCTTAAAGATGCAAGCAGTATGGCTGAGCAATTGCAAAACAGTGTATTTCCCAATCATAAAATTGGTTTAGTCCATGGCCGAATGAAAAGTGATGAAAAGAATGCCATCATGCAGGCTTTTGAAAAACATGAATTGGATATCTTGGTCTCGACAACGGTGATTGAGGTAGGAATAAATATTCCCAATGCCAGTATTATGGTGATTGAGCATCCAGAGCGATTTGGTTTGTCTCAGCTACATCAATTACGCGGAAGAGTTGGGCGAGGTGAACACGAAGCAAAGTGTTTTTTAATACATCCGCAAGGTATTTCACAGCTTGCCAAAAAGCGTTTACAGGTATTTGCTTCAACCACAGATGGGTTTATTTTAGCTGAAGAAGACTTGAAAACCAGAGGTCCAGGTGATTTTTTTGGTCGGGAGCAATCGGGTTTTCCAAATTTTAAATCAGCATTATTTCCCAGAGACTTAAGTTTATTAGAAAAAGTAAGGCACTACATCGTGAATCTCCTTCAGAATGATCCAAGCTTAGAGCATCAAGACCATCAGCAACTTCAAATAATATTGCAAGAACAGTGGAATAAACGCATTGAGTTAATGCAAGTCAGTTAA
- the hutH gene encoding histidine ammonia-lyase codes for MHNEFELDGYNLHLENIAVFAQQSAGECTQFSFSQEAKVRVKKARDYVLDCVEKGAPVYGINTGFGSLSSVNIAAKDTAELQVNLIRSHCTGVGKPLSRKIVRAMMLIQTQSLLKGHSGVQENIIQRLIDFLNHDIIPVVPEKGSVGASGDLAPLAHVAYCLMGEGKVVYQGTIMQASQAMQQLGLKPVVLGPKDGIGLINGTHLMAAQAVIAVNHAEYLMDTADFILAMSLDALQGSIRAFDEDLHALKAHPGQVETAQRVRQYLKGSDILKNHENCTRVQDPYSLRCAAQVYGACKQTLRHAKDVLNTELQAVTDNPIIFADKGESISGGHFHGQALAFIMDYLAMGLAEVCNIAERRVTKLLNPTFSQLPAFLAKGSGLHNGLMIAQYTMASLVAENRIFCHPASVDSVSTSNDKEDHVSMGPNAGRKLIQVIDNTYHCLAIEALCSAEAIELLRPLKSSHSIETAVTVIREKCPQANEDRYLSQDIEVVEDLIRQKNLYV; via the coding sequence ATGCACAATGAATTTGAGTTGGATGGATACAATCTGCATTTAGAGAATATTGCTGTTTTTGCTCAACAGAGTGCTGGTGAATGCACTCAGTTTAGTTTTTCTCAAGAGGCTAAAGTTAGAGTTAAAAAAGCACGGGACTATGTTTTAGATTGTGTTGAAAAAGGAGCCCCAGTGTACGGGATCAATACCGGTTTTGGGTCTTTATCTTCAGTCAATATTGCAGCCAAGGATACGGCGGAGTTACAAGTCAATTTGATTCGTTCGCATTGTACAGGGGTGGGTAAGCCTTTATCTAGAAAAATTGTTCGAGCTATGATGCTCATTCAAACACAAAGTCTTCTTAAGGGTCACTCTGGTGTGCAAGAAAATATCATTCAAAGGCTCATTGACTTTTTAAACCATGACATTATACCCGTGGTTCCAGAGAAAGGCTCCGTTGGTGCTTCTGGGGATTTAGCACCTTTGGCGCATGTTGCCTACTGTTTAATGGGTGAAGGGAAGGTTGTTTATCAAGGCACGATCATGCAAGCCAGCCAGGCTATGCAACAACTTGGTTTAAAACCTGTTGTTTTAGGCCCTAAAGACGGCATTGGCTTGATCAATGGGACGCATTTGATGGCTGCGCAAGCCGTTATAGCCGTAAACCATGCAGAGTATCTGATGGATACGGCCGACTTTATTTTGGCCATGAGTTTGGATGCTTTGCAAGGCTCCATCAGAGCTTTTGATGAAGACTTGCATGCTCTTAAAGCCCATCCTGGGCAAGTAGAAACAGCGCAACGAGTCAGGCAGTATCTTAAAGGTTCAGATATTTTAAAAAACCATGAAAATTGTACACGCGTGCAAGATCCATATTCTTTGCGGTGTGCTGCACAAGTGTATGGAGCCTGCAAACAAACCTTACGCCATGCCAAGGATGTTTTGAACACTGAGTTGCAAGCAGTTACCGATAACCCTATTATTTTTGCAGACAAAGGTGAGAGTATTTCTGGAGGCCATTTTCATGGCCAGGCTTTGGCCTTTATCATGGATTACTTGGCGATGGGCTTGGCAGAAGTCTGTAATATCGCAGAACGCCGGGTGACCAAGTTACTCAACCCCACGTTTTCACAGTTGCCGGCATTTTTGGCTAAGGGTTCAGGTTTGCACAATGGTTTGATGATTGCCCAATACACCATGGCATCATTGGTGGCAGAAAACAGAATTTTTTGTCATCCTGCCTCAGTGGACTCTGTTTCAACCAGCAATGATAAAGAGGATCATGTGTCCATGGGGCCCAATGCCGGCAGAAAGCTGATACAAGTCATAGATAATACTTATCATTGTTTGGCCATTGAAGCCCTGTGTTCAGCAGAAGCCATTGAATTGCTTAGGCCTTTAAAAAGCTCTCATAGCATAGAAACAGCCGTAACCGTTATTAGAGAAAAATGTCCCCAAGCCAATGAAGACCGATACTTAAGCCAAGATATTGAGGTTGTTGAGGATTTGATTCGACAAAAAAATCTGTACGTATGA